From Mycobacterium cookii:
CCTCCGCTCGACGATCGCGGCCTCGCTGCGAACCACCAAGACCAAAGTCCGCCTCGGCGAATGGGTTCTGCCGGCGGACACCAACGTGATGGTCGACTTCCAGCTGGCCCACGAGTCGGACGTCAACTACACCGACCCCGAGACCTTCAACCCGGACCGGTTCATCGGCACCACTCCCCCGTCATTCCGGTGGCTTCCGTTCGGTGGCGGCATAAACCGATGCGTCGGCGCGGCGTTCGCCAACATGGAGATGGACATCACCCTGCGCACGCTGCTCCGCGAATTCCGTTTCGCGCCAACCGATGCGCCCGACGAGGGCCGTAATTTCCGTGGCGTGGCGATCGCGCCGTCGAAGGGCGCGCTGGCCGTGGTCTACCGGCGACCGCAAGCCAAGCAGAGCGATCGCGACTCGGTCGCGGTGGCCGACCACAGCAGCTGAGTCGAAGCCTCGCCTGGCATACTGCCTGGCATGCCCACGACTAAGGAACGCGTCACCGACATCGGCTACCGCGGCTACAAGGCCTTCATGAACAAGGTCTGGTACCCGTTCCTGACCCGTCGGCTCAACACCCAGGACGTCACCTTCCTCAATTACGGGTACGAAGCCGACCCGCCGCTGAACCTTCCGCTGGACGACAACGACGCGGCCAACCGGTACTCGATCAACCTGTACAACCAAGTTGCCTCGCAGATCGACCTCGCCGGCAAGAAGGTGCTGGAGTGCAGCTGCGGCCACGGCGGCGGCGCCTCGTACATCATGCGCACGTTCAAGCCCGCCGAGTACACCGGGCTGGATTACAACCCGGACGGTATCGCCTACTGCAATGCGCATCACAAGCTGCCCGGCCTGACCTTTGTGCACGGCAACGCCGAAGACCTGCCGTTCGGAGACAACACATTTGACGCGATCGTGAATGTCGAAGCCTCACATGCTTATCCGAACCTGTCGAAGTTCCTCTCCGAGGTCACGCGCGTGCTGAAGCCGGGCGGCAGCCTGCTCTACGCCGACTTCCGCGGCCGTCCCGAATTCCCGGTCTGGGAGGGCGCTCTGGACGCGATGCCGCTGCGTCAGGTGTCCATGCGGGTCATCAACGACGGCGTGATCCGCTCACTGGATGCCAGCGCGCAGCACAAGCTCGACCTGATCAGTGCGCAGCTGCCCAAGTGGTTCCGGCCGTTCGGCCGCCACTTCGCCGGGGTGCCGGGTACCGG
This genomic window contains:
- a CDS encoding phthiotriol/phenolphthiotriol dimycocerosates methyltransferase, with the protein product MPTTKERVTDIGYRGYKAFMNKVWYPFLTRRLNTQDVTFLNYGYEADPPLNLPLDDNDAANRYSINLYNQVASQIDLAGKKVLECSCGHGGGASYIMRTFKPAEYTGLDYNPDGIAYCNAHHKLPGLTFVHGNAEDLPFGDNTFDAIVNVEASHAYPNLSKFLSEVTRVLKPGGSLLYADFRGRPEFPVWEGALDAMPLRQVSMRVINDGVIRSLDASAQHKLDLISAQLPKWFRPFGRHFAGVPGTGIYNVIESGGAEYRIYQFIKD